In Cryptomeria japonica chromosome 10, Sugi_1.0, whole genome shotgun sequence, a genomic segment contains:
- the LOC131030683 gene encoding 17.6 kDa class I heat shock protein-like yields the protein MNLFVNYIPTSSFSNIPVDWLETDQAHIFKANIPGLKKEDVKVEVENEQRVIRISGEFKKDEVDINDKWHHLESPRGTFSRHFRLPENAMLDQVMANMMKGVMTLTIPKAAESKPNVIPIDISEN from the exons atgaatctatttGTCAATTATATTCCCACCTCATCTTTCTCAA ATATTCCTGTGgattggcttgaaactgatcaagcTCACATCTTCAAAGCTAACATACCTG GTTTGAAAAAAGAGGATGTTAAAGTTGAAGTAGAAAACGAGCAACGTGTTATTCGCATAAGTGGAGAGTTTAAAAAGGATGAGGTGGACATAAATGACAAATGGCATCATTTGGAGAGCCCACGTGGCACATTCTCTCGTCACTTCCGCCTGCCAGAGAATGCCATGTTGGATCAAGTGATGGCCAACATGATGAAAGGAGTGATGACTCTGACAATTCCAAAGGCTGCTGAGAGTAAGCCTAATGTCATACCAATTGACATATCTGAAAATTAA